The Paenibacillus polymyxa M1 DNA segment CGGGTCACCGCCACATGTCCACGGTTGTCTTCATGACGCAGCTCCCCATACAGCACAATGGAGACAATCTCCATATCGCTGTGCGGATGCGCCCCAAAGCCCCGGCCCGGTGTGATGACATCGTCATTACAGACACGCATAGGACCAAACGCTGTATTGTTCTCATCCTGATACTCCGCAAATGAAAAGCTGTGGCTCCCCCGCAGCCATCCCTTATCGAAGCTGAATCGGGAAGCAGCCGGATATATTGTAAACATAATAGCCCTCCTTCAGGATGAACAATGAGATCAAATCCCTCTCATTGTACCCGAGCCCAAGCGATAAAGCTACGCTTCTGTCTGAGTGGTAATCTCATCTATAAAAGACTGCAAGGTACTGGTAACGAAGGCCTCCTTACGGCGGATAAACACCGTTGTCACTTCATTGTAAGGCTCTGGGATGGCATGACCGCACACAAGACCTTGAGCCACCAGCCCGCTGATCGAGGATTCGGGAAAAACGGTCATTCCAATGCCTGCCGCTACACTGCCGATAATCGTCTCAAATGTCCCAAACTCCATAATCCGCTTGGGGATAATCCCCTCCATTTTGAGCCAGGTTTCCAGTCTTCCCCGATATCCGCAGCCTTTTTTATATACCAAGAGCGGACGAGTTGCAAAATCGTCAACCGAAAAGTCACTTCCTTGAGATACGAGGACCAGCTTTTCCTGAAAGACATCAAACTGTTCAATGAGCGGATGCTTGACCGGTCCGGTTACAAAGGCTCCATCCAGTCGCATTTCTGCAACCTCCTGCACTAGTGATTCCGTAACCCCGGCCTTAAGGGACAATTCGACATCCGGGTACTTACTGTAGTAAGCATGTAAAATGGCCGGAAGGGCAATGACAGTCTCCACGATACCAATCTCCAATACCCCTGAAGGTGCGGAGGTGTTCTGAAACGCATGCTTCATTTCCTCAAATTGCGATAAAATGCTTTTCGTATATTGCAGCAGACGCTTACCCTCAGCATTGAGTATCATCCCCCGCTTATGTCTATAAAATAAAGGCGTCTGCAGCTCCTTTTCCAGTAGCTTGATTCTGGCCGTTACATTGGACTGGACGTAGCTAAGCTCGGCTGCAGCCTTGCTGACACTGCCATGTGCAGCCACTGTCTGGAAAATGTTTAAATCGTTCAGATCCACTACTGTTCCCCCTTATTGTGAAGGGCAAGGGCCACCAAAATTGACGTACCTTGTCACTTATCATCATTTTAAATGATCATAATGTTTATTTTCAATCATTTTACCAACAGCTTCCTATCCTTTATGATGTGTCCATAAGATATGTCCGCTGAGACTGGCAAGGAGGAGCTTTTGTACACCATGAACAAACAGATCATGACCGGATCTTTATTATGCCTGATCGCCAGTATGTCCTGGGGGGCGATGTTTCCGGTTTCGCACATTGCATTACAGCATATTAATCCACTGTACTTTTCATTTTTACGCTATTTATCAGTTACACTCATATTAATTGTGCTATTGTGGCTCAAAGAGGGACGGACTGCATTTCGCTTTGAGGGCAAGGGCAAGGTGTTATTGTTCTTCGGAACTATGGGATTTACCATTTATAATATGGCCGTTTTCCAGGGACAGCACGCGATGGGGGCAGCAGGTACCCTTGTTGCTTCCATTATGGAAGTGCTAATGCCGATGATCTCCATTGCGATGGTGTGGGTCATGACCCGTAAAATGCCTCCAAAATATACATTAATCAGCATGTTGATTGCG contains these protein-coding regions:
- a CDS encoding LysR family transcriptional regulator; amino-acid sequence: MDLNDLNIFQTVAAHGSVSKAAAELSYVQSNVTARIKLLEKELQTPLFYRHKRGMILNAEGKRLLQYTKSILSQFEEMKHAFQNTSAPSGVLEIGIVETVIALPAILHAYYSKYPDVELSLKAGVTESLVQEVAEMRLDGAFVTGPVKHPLIEQFDVFQEKLVLVSQGSDFSVDDFATRPLLVYKKGCGYRGRLETWLKMEGIIPKRIMEFGTFETIIGSVAAGIGMTVFPESSISGLVAQGLVCGHAIPEPYNEVTTVFIRRKEAFVTSTLQSFIDEITTQTEA